The sequence GCCGCCGGCCGCCGCGTGCACGAGGAGCGTCTCGCCGCGGCGGAGACCCGCTCGGAACACGAGCCCCGCGTACGACGTCGGATAGACGATCGGGAAGGAGGCGCCCGCCTCGAACGACATGCCCTCCGGCATGCGCCACGCACCGGGCGCCGGCACCACCGCGCGCTCCGCGAAGGCGCCGAGCGGCACCGAGGCGAGGACGCGGTCGCCCGCGGCGAAACCCTCCACGCCGGCGCCGACGGCGCGCACCACGCCGGCCAGCTCGGCGCCCGGGACGAACGGGAAGGGCGGCTTCACCTGGTACTGCCCGCGCACCATGAGGAGGTCGAAGAAGTTGCAGCCCGCCGCCCGCACCTCGACGGCGAGCGTCCCGGGCGCCAGCTCGGGTTCCGGCGCCTCGCGTACCCGCAGGTCCGCGGGCTCCATCCAGCGGTCGACGACGATCGCGCGCATGCGCTACTCTATCGCCGACGACGCGGGGCCGACGCAACCCGCGCGAAAGGAGCGCCACATGCTCGAGGCCGCCCAGCTCGGCAACGTCGCCACGCGGCTCCTGTTCGAGAACGAGCGCGTGAAGGTGTGGGAGATGGGGCTCGAGCCCGGCGAGTCGTCGGACCTCCACCGCCACACGCTCGACTACCTCCTCTACATCCTCGAGGGCACGAGCATCGACGCGGACCGGCCGGACGGCGAGTCGTTGCGCTTCTCGGTGGAGCCCGGCCAGATCTTCTTCGTGCCGCGGGGCGGCACGGAGCGCGCCGTCAACCGGAGCGGGACGCGCTTCCGCGAGTTGCTGGTCGAGCTGAAGGACGGGGGTGCGTGCGCACCGGACCCGCTCACCTGATCGCGTCCACCACCTTCGTCCCGGCCGGCGGGTCGAGGTCGACCGCGGTCGTCTCGAGGAGGCGCGCGATCATCATGTAGTAACCGACGGTGAGGATCAGCTCGACGATCTCCTGCGCGGAGAGGCGCCGGGCGAGCTCGGCGAAGGTCGCGTCGGAGGCGCGCACGTCGCGCACCACCTCGGTCGTGAAGCGGAGCACCGCGCACTCGAGCGGATCGAAGGCGTCGGCCGCGATGTCGCCGCGCTCGAGGGCGGCGATCTGGGCGTCGGCCGCACCCGTCGCCTGCGCGATCGGCACGTGCTGCACCCACTCGTAGCGCGCCGGGGAGAGGGCGGCGACGCGCAGGATGGCCAGCTCGCGGAGCTTCGCCGAGAGCTTCTGGCGCCCGAGGATGGCCGTGCCGAGCCCGACCAGCGGGCGGAAGTCGTTCTCCGCGTGCGCCATCATGCGGAAGACGTTCAGGTTCACGGGGAGCCGGTCGAGCACCTCGTGCACGTGCTCCGGCGCGCTGGCGGGATCGACGTAGGGGAGGCGGGCCACGCGGTTCTCCTTCAGGCCATGAAGAGGCCGCCGTTCACGTCGAGCGAGACGCCGTTGATGTAGGAGGCCTCGTCCGAGGCGAGGAAGGCGATCGCGGCGGCCTGCTCGTCGGGGGTCGAGATGCGCTTGATGGGCATGAAGTGGCCGTACGCGGTGAGGCGGACAGAGCGCTCCTCCGGCGTCTCGCCGGCGCGGCCGGCACGCAGGAGCGGCGTGTCGACGCCGCCCGGGCAGATGGCGTTCACGCGCACGCCGCGCGGGCCGTAGTCGAAGGCGAGGTGACGCGTGAGGCCGAGGAGCCCCGCCTTGCTCGCCGTGTAGGCGGCCCCGGCGTTCGCGCTCTTCGAGCGCCCGGCGAGGGAGGAGACGTTCACCACCGCACCGCACCCGCGCGCTGCCATGCCCGGAAGGAGTGCGCGGCACCAGTAGAAGGTGCCGCTCAGGTTGACGGCGAGGACGAGGTTCCAGCGCGCGTCGTCGAGCTCCGTGATGTCGCTCCCGACGGCGTCGCCGATGCCGGCCACGTTGGCGAGCACGTCGACGGAGCTCAGGTCACGCTCGATCGCCTGCGCCGCCGCCGCGACCTGCGCGCTGTCGGCGACGTCGCAGGCGTAGGCCCGCGCCGTGCCGCCAGCGGCGCGGATGGCGGCCGCCGTCTCCTCGGCGCCGACCAGGTGCCGGTCGACCGCCGCGACCCGGGCGCCCTCGCGCGCGAGGCGGGCGGCCGTCGCCTTCCCGATACCGCTCGCCGCGCCTGTCACGACGGCGACCCGGCCGGCGAAGCGCGTGGACTCACCCGCCATGTGCGTCGGCAGGCTAGCCAACGACGCGCGCCCGAGTCAACGCGGTGGGAGTCATCAACGCGGGTGGGAGTCTTGACCGGGCGGCATGTCCCCGAGTAAGCGCGACCACATGACGCGCGTGGCCGGGGCCTTCCTTCTCTCCGTGCTCGTCGCCGCACCCGCCGCGGCCGGGTGGACCCCGCGCGCCTGGGCCGACGCGAGCACCATCGAGCTGCGCACGACCGCCGCCGGCGAGGCCGCGCACTGGTTTCGCGTCTGGCTGGTGGTGATCGACGACCAGGTCTACGTCCGCCTCGGACCGCGCGCCGCGGGGCGGATCGAGAAGAACCAGACGGCGCCCTTCGTCGGCGTGCGGATCGCGGGGGAGCAGCTCGAGCGCGTGCGCGGAGAGCCGGCGCCGGACTACGCCGAGCGGGTGGCGAAGGCGATGGCGGCCAAGTACTGGAGCGATGTCATCGTCCGGCACTTCTCACATCCCCTCACGCTCCGGCTGGTGCCGGAGCCAGGCGGCGCTCAGCAGCAGTAGCCCGATCCCGGCGGAGCGATCATGGCCGTTCCTTCGGCGCGCTCGCCGTGCAGCGTGAGCCGTCGCCGACCTCGGGCGCGGTCGCGATCACGCGCGTGATGTGGCGCTTGGCCTCCGCCACCGCGTCCTCCAGGCCACGTCCGAGGGCGAGCGCGGCCGTGATCGCGGCCGAGAGCACGCAGCCCGTGCCGTGGAGGCGTCGGCCCTCGATGCGGGACGCGCGCAGCTCGCGGAACCCGCGGCCGTCGTAGAGCACGTCGACCGCATCGCCCGCGAGGTGACCGCCCTTGAGGAGCACGCCGCGGGCGCCCAGCCCGACCAGCGCGCGCGCCGCCTCGCGCATCTCGGCGACGGTCGTGACCGCGCGGCCCGTCAGCACCTCCGCCTCGTGGAGGTTCGGCGTGACGAGCGTGGCGAGGGGCAGGAGGCGGTCGCGGAGCACGGCGATCCCGGCAGGCTCGAGCAGCACGTCCCCGCTGGTCGCCGCCATCACCGGGTCGACGACCAGGGGCGGCAGCGGCCGCGCCCGCAGGCGGGCGACGACGGCGTCGATCACGCCGGCGCGGTGGAGCATGCCGGTCTTCGCCGCGCGCACCTCGAGCTCGTCGAGCACGGCATCGAGCTGCCGGGCGACGAAGGCCGGCGCGACCTCCGCGATCGCCTGCACGCCGCGCCTGTCCTGCGCCGTGAGCGCGGTCACGACGCTCGCGCCGTACACGCCGAAGGCCGCGAAGGTGCGGAGATCGGCCTGGATGCCCGCCCCGCCGCTCGGGTCGGAGCCCGCGATGGTGAGCGCGACGGGGACGCCGGTCACGCCGCCCGGCCGGCGCCGGCCTCGGGCCGCGGCGGGAGGCCGTAGGCCTCGCGCACGTTGTCGCCGAGGAGCGGCCGGCGCGCGGAGGGCGGCAGGAGCCCCACCAGCTCGGTCAGCTCCTTCACGTACTCCGGTGGGTGATCGGGGTGCGGAAAATCGGAGGCCCAGAAGAAGCGCCGCTCGCCGACCAGCGGGATCACGCCCACGAGCGAGCGCTCGTCGGGATCGCACGAGATCCAGCACTGGCGCTGGAAGTAGAAGCTCGGCTTCTCCTTCAAGGGGACGCTGCGGCCGAGCGGCGAGGCGTGGACCGCGTCCATGCGCTCGAGCCAGTGGCCGATCCAGCCCGCGCCCGACTCGAGCACCACCACCTTCAGGCGCGGGAACTTCTCGAACACGCCGAACTGGAAGAACGAGGTGAAGGCGTGGCGCACGGCGTCCGGCGCGGTCACGTTGATGAGGAAGGCGAGCGAGGCGTCGGTCATGCGCCCGAAGCGCCCGGGCGCGGCCCAGAAGGGCTCGAAGGTCGGGTGGATGCCGACCGGGAGGCCGGTCTCCTCGGCGAGGCGGAAGACGCGGTCGTGGTCGGGATGACCCGGCGGCTTCCTCGTCATGACGAAGGGCGCGACGAAAACGCCCTTCACGCCGTCGCGCGCCGCGCGCTCGAGCTCGCGCTCGGCCGCCTCGGGGAGACCGAGGGAGATGTGCGCGATCGGCACCAGGCGGCCGCCGCCGTCGCGGCAGAAGTCGACGATCCAGCGGTTGTAGGCGCGCGTGTAGGCCTGCGCCAGCTCGAGGTCCTCGCACTCGGCCTCCCACAGGACGCCGAGCGTGGGGTAGAGGATGCCGGCGGCGAGGTTCTCGCGCTCGAGCCGCTCGAGGCGCTCCTTCGCGTCCCACGCGCCGAGGCCGGCGTTGTCGAGGTACATGAGGCCGGTCGGCGCACGGGGCGGGGGCGGGATCTTCCCCACCAGGTCCATCGCGCCCAGGCCGGCGGGCAGGTTCTTGCGGACCATTTTGGACGGCTTGCCGGCGATCTCCAGGTACTCGAGGCCGTCGGACCCCCTGCGCACGCCGAGCGGGCGGTCCCGATGGGCGGGCTCGAGGTAGCGGTCCCAGAGGTCGGGCGGCTCGAGGATGTGCCCGTCGGCATCGATCGCGCCGTCCCAGGGCAGGCGGTGAAGCACGCGGGGAGGATAATGGAGGCGGCCGGCTGACGAAAGCGCCCGGCCAGGAGGTGCACTCACGCCGCCGCGCAGTGCCCGCCCCGTTGACGCATCCCGTGGCCCGCGCTACGCATCGCCTTCGAACCACCACACAAGGAGGATTGTCATGGCGATCCAACTGGGGGACATCGCGCCCGACTTCGAAGCGGAGACCACGGAGGGGAAGATCCGCTTCCACGAGTGGGTCGGCAACAAGTGGTGCCTGCTCATGTCGCATCCCAAGGACTTCACGCCGGTCTGCACCACGGAGCTCGGCTACGTCGCGAAGATCAAGGCCGAGCTCGAGAAGCGCAACTGCAAGGCCATCGCGGTGAGCGTGGACGACATCAAGTCGCACAAGGGCTGGCTCGGCGACATCGAGGAGACGCAGCACGCCAAGATGAACTTCCCGCTCATCGGCGATCCGGACCGGAAGGTCTCGAACCTCTACGGCATGATCCACCCGAAGGCGAACGACACGCTCACCGTGCGCTCGGTCTTCCTCATCGACCCGAACAAGAAGGTGCGGGCGATGATCACCTACCCCGCGAGCACGGGGCGCAACTTCGACGAGATCCTGCGCGTCCTCGACTCGCTCCAGCTGACCGACCAGTACCAGGTGGCGACGCCCGTCAACTGGAAGCAGGGCGACGACTGCGTGATCGTGCCGTCGCTCACGGATCCGGCGGAGCTGAAGCGCAAGTTCCCGAAGGGCTACAAGGCACTCAAGCCCTACCTCCGGATGACGCCGCAGCCGAACCGCTGAGCTGGCGCCCGCGTGACGGCGGCGCCCGCCGCCGTCACCGGAGCACCGCCGCCACCAGCATGAAGCCCGTGACGTAGGTCCCGAGCGCGCCCACGAAGCGCAGCGGGTCGGTCCGGTCGAGGCTCTTCGCCAGGATCATCCCGAGCGCGTGCAGGTAGCGGCACGCGGTCGCGGCCACGAAGGTCCATGTCACGAAGCGCCCCGGCTGCTGCGAGCCCAGGTACAGGATCAGGATGGCCAGCATGGGTGCGTATTCGGCGGCGTTCCCGTGCGCCCGCACCATCTTGTAGAGCCGGTCGGTCGGGTCGACCGTGTAGGCGAAGTTCGTCCTGGTCGACCCCCGCAGCGCCGACACCCCGAACCCGAGTCCGAACACGAGCAGCCCCAGCATACCCGTGCAGAAGACGGCGACATTCATCCCGGCCCCCCTCCTTTCGTACCCGTCCAGCGAAAACACCGGATTTGGGAGAAATGCAAATCCTCTGCTAAGAGGCGCCATGCCCGGCAACCTGAGTCGCGAGGCCCTCGAGAAGCTCGTGCGCGGCGGCGAGATCGACACGGTCCTGGTCGCCTTCCCCGACTTGCAGGGCCGGCTCATGGGAAAGCGTGTCACCGGGAGCTTCTTCCTGGACCAGGTGGCGCGCGGCGGGATGCATGCCTGCGCCTATCTCCTCACGGTCGACGTCGACATGACGCCGCTCCCCGGCTACCGCATGGCGAGCTGGGCGACCGGCTACCAGGACTTCCACGCCGTGCCCGACTGGACGACGCTCCGCCGCATCCCCTGGCTCGAGAAGACGGCGCTCGTCCTGTGCGATCTCGAGGACGAGCATCACCAGCCCATCGAGGCGTCCCCGCGCCGCATCCTCCAGCGCCAGGTCGAGCGCGCGGCCGCGCGCGGCTACCGGGTCCACGTCGCCTCCGAGCTCGAGTTCTTCCTCTTCAGGGATTCCTACGAGACGGCGCGGAGGAAGCGCTACAGCGGCCTCCAGCCGATCGGCTACTACGCCGAGGACTACCACATCCTGCAGACCACCAAGGAGGAGTTCGTCCACCGCGACATCCGAAACGGCATGCTGGGCGCCGGCATCCAGGTCGAGTCGAGCAAGGGCGAGTGGAGCGCCGGGCAGCAGGAGATCAACCTGCGCCACGGCGAGCCCATCCCCACCGCCGACGACCACGTCATCTACAAGAACGGCGCCAAGGAGATCGCGCACGCGAAGGGCGTCAGCATCACCTTCATGGCGAAGGTCGACATGAGCCAGGCCGGGTCGAGCTTTCACCTGCACTCGAGCCTGTGGAACAGGGCCGGGCGGCGGAACCTCTTCCACGAGCAGGGGAAGCCGCACGGCTCGGCGCTCTTCGGCCACTGGGTGGCGGGCCAGATGGCGTGCGCGCGCGAGCTCGCGTGGTTCTATGCGCCCTACGTCAACTCCTACAAGCGCTACCAGGCGGGGACGTTCGCGCCCACGCGCATCGCCTGGTCGTGGGACAACCGTACGACCGGCTTTCGCCCGTGCGGCGAAGGCCCGTCGCTCCGGGTCGAGAACCGCATCCCCGGCGCGGACGCGAACCCCTACCTGGCCTTCGCCGCGACCATCGCCGCCGGCCTCCACGGCGTCGAGAAGAAGTTGAAGCCGCCGCCCCTCTACCGCGGCAACGCCTACGAGGACGACCGCCTGCCGCGGGTGCCGGGCTCGCTGCGTGAGGCGGTGGCGGCCCTCGAGAAGGGCAAGGTCGCGCGCGAGGCCTTCGGCGAGGAAGTCTACGAGCACTACCTGCACACGGCGCGGCTCGAGCTCGAGGCGTTCGACAAGGTGGTCACGAGCTGGGAGCTCGAGCGGAACTTCGAGAGGATCTGAGGGATGCGGCTGGCGGGCAAGATCGCGTTCATCACCGGGGCGGGGATGGGGCAGGGACGCGAGGGCGCGCTGCTCTTCGCGAAGGAGGGCGCATCGGTCGTCGTCGCCGACATCGACCCCAAGGCGGCCAGGGAGACGGTCACGATGATCGAGCGCCGGGGCGGGCAGGCGCTCGCGGTCGTGGGCGACGTCGCGAAGGAGGCCGACGTGAAGCGCATGATCGCCGCCGGCGCGAAGCGCTTCCGCGGCCTGCACATCCTCTACAACAACGCCGGCGTCCTCTGGAAGGACAAGGACAGGTCGGTCCTCGACACCAAGGAGGCCGACTGGGACCGCGTGCAGGCGATCAACCTGAAGGGGCCGTTCCTCGTGATGAAGCACGGCATTCCCCACCTGATCCGCTCGGGCGGCGGCTCGATCATCAACGTGGGCTCGGTCTCTGCCCTGGCCGGCTTCACCGTAGCGCAGGACTCGTACACCAGCGCCAAGGGCGCGCTCATCTCGCTCACGAAATCGATCGCCATCCAGCTCGCGCGCCAGAACGTGCGCTGCAACATCATCCACCCCGGGATCATCGACACGCCGATGCAGGCGCCCCATCTGAAGGACCCGGCCAAGCGGAAATCGTTCGAGGACGCGATCCCGCTCGGCCGGATCGCGCACCCGCGCGAGATCGCGCACGTCGCGCTCTTCCTCGCCTCGGACGAGTCGTCCTACGTGACGGGCGCGGAGATCGTGGCCGACGGGGGGTTCACGGCGCAGTAGACCCCACGCTTCACCCGACGGCTGTTTGCACCAGCGGCGCGAAAAGTGACAAGCTCCCACGCGTTCGCGTGACGCCCACCACCCACCTCGCGCTGGACGACATCAAACTGGGCGACCTGGCGCTCTGGCTCCGCCCCGACCGCGAGGGCATCTTCGCGAAGCTCCGCGCCGAGCGCCCGGTGTCGTTCCACGAGGAGGCCGACTTCCCGGGCGTGCCGAAGGGGCCCGGCTTCTGGGCGGTGACGCGCTACGCGGACGTCGTGCGGGCGAGCATGGACGCGGAGGCCTTCGTCTCCGGGCACGGCGTCAGCATCCCCGACCAGACGCCCGAGCTGAACGAGTTCTTCGGCTCGATGATCAGCATGGACGCCCCCCGGCACACGAAGCTCCGGAAGCTGGTGAGTGCCGGGTTCACCCCCCGCACCATCAAGCAGGTCGAAGAGGCCGTGCGGGCGCAGGCGCGCCGGATCGTCGATGCGGTGGCCCCCAAGGGGGCGTGCGACTTCGTCGAGGAGGTCGCCGCGGCGCTCCCCCTGCGCATCATCTGCGACATGATGGGCATCCCCGAGTCCGACCACCGGCGCATCTTCGAGCTCACGAACATCATCCTCGGCGTGGGCGATCCCGAGTACGCCAGCAGCCGCGACGACCTCATCGCGGCGGCGCTCGAGCTCTTCCAGTACGCCCAGGCGCTCGCGGACGCGCGCCGCACCCACCCCCGCGACGACATCACCACGGCCCTCATCCAGGCCGAGGTCGACGGCGAGCGCCTGACCAGCCAGGAGCTCGGGTCGTTCTTCATCCTCCTCGTGGTCGCGGGCAACGAGACGACGCGCAACGCGATCAGCCACGGCATGAAGGCGCTCACCGACTTCCCCGCCGAGCGCGCGCGATGGATGGCCGATTTCGAGCGGATCGCGCCGGCCGCCGTCGAGGAGATCGTACGCTGGGCCACGCCCGTGATCCACTTCCGGCGCACGGCGACGCGCGACGTCGAGATCGGCGGGCAGCCGATCCGCGCCGGCGACAAGGTCGTTCTCTGGTACAACTCGGCGAACCGCGACGAGGCGTTCTGGACCGATCCCTACCGCTTCGACGCCACGCGCACGCCGAACGACCACCTCGGCTTCGGGGCGGGCGGCCCGCACTTCTGCCTGGGCGCGAACCTCGCCCGCCGCGAGATCAAGGTGATGTTCGACGAGCTGCTGCACCGCCTGCCCGACATCCACGTCACGGGGGCGCCCGACATGCTCCAGTCGGCGTTCATCCACGGCATCAAGCGCATGCGGGTCGAGTTCACGCCGGCGCGCTGAGGCGCCGCCGCCGGATGAGCTCACGCCGATCTGGCGCCGCGGCGCCGAGCCGCCGTCGGCCACCGGCGCCGGCATGAGGTCGCTCAGTCACCCGGCGGTCGGCTCCAGCGCCTTCTTCGCTACCATGCCCACTCGCGTCCGCGTGTCGCCGACGCCGCGGATCAGCTTCCCCCGATCGCCCGCCGCTCCAGAACCACGCCGCCCTTGACCACTGCCCGGATACGCGCGAGCGCATCGAGGTTCTGCGTCGGATCGCCGTCCACCAGCAGCAGATCGGCGCGCTTGCCCTCGGCGACCACGCCGAAGTCGGGCTCCTTCCCGTCGGCGAGGAAGCGTGCCGCGTCGAGGGTCGCGGCGCGGATCGCCTGGGCGGGCGTCAAGCCCGACTCGGCGAGGAGATGGAGCTCGCGGTGGAGGCCGGCGCCGGGAAAAACGCCCGCCTGCATGTCGCTGCCGGCGAGGATCGTGACGCCGGCCTCGTGCAGGCGCCGCACGTTGTCGCGCCAGGCGCCGCGCTGCGCCCTCATCTTCTCGAGGTAGGGGCCGAAGAAGGAGAAGTCGTAGCTGGCCGGAACGTGGTCGAAGGCGGCGAGGACGTCCGCCGGCGCGGTCTCGCGCTCGAGCGGCGTCGGCGGGCGCGGCCCCTGACCGATCAGCGCGTAGCTCTCGAACACGACCGTGGTTGCCACCATCGGGATGCGGAAGGCGGCGAGCTCGGGGATGGTCTCGTCCGCGATGCGCTCCTTGTAGACGCCGTGCATCCAGGCGGCCACGCCGGCGCGCGCGGCGTCGAGCGCGTCCTCGACCGTGCCGATGTGCGCCACGGCCCGCACGCCGCGGCGGCGCGCCTCGTCCACCACGGCCGCGAGCACCTCGCCGCGGATGCGCGGCGCCTGGTCGGGGAGGTGGTCGACGCCGATCTTGATCACGTCGGCGCCCTTGCCGACCACCTCGTCCACCGCGCTGCGCGCCGCTTCGGGAGTGTCGACCTGCACCGCGAGGCGCGGGATCAGGTACCAGCGGAGCCACCACGGCGCGAGCTGGCGCAGGACGGGCACGGGATGACCGCCGGGCGCAGTGAACATGGGCCCGGCGGCGTAGATGGTCGGCCCGAGCAGCTCGCCGCGCTCGACGCGCTCCCGGCGCGGGAAGATCTGGCTCGCGATGTCCGCGGGGTCGAGGATGGTGGTCACGCCGCAGTAGAGGTAGGCGCGCAGGTTGGCGTCGAGGTCGGGCAGCCCGCCCCGCCAGGGGGGCGCGGGGTTGCCGCCCACGTGCCCGTGCATGTCGATCAGGCCGGGCAGGAGGGTGGCGCCGCCGCCCGCGATCGTGGCGGCGCCCGGCGGAGGGCTCACGGTTCCCGCTGCCGCCACGCGGCTCACGCGGTCGCCCACCAGCAGCACGTCGCGGTGCGGCACGAGCGTCCCCGCCTCGACATCGAGGACGGGCACGTCGCGGATGAGGAGCGCGGGCGGCGGGTGCTCCGGCCGCCGCACCAGTTCGGGTGGCCGCGAGCAGGCGGCGAGGAGGACGAGGCCGGCGACGAAGCGGCGCAGGATCAGTACCCGTCCAGCCGCGCCATCCGGTCGCGGTGCCAGGCCGCGTCGCCGAAAGTGAGCTGCGCGGTGCGCGCGCGCTTCAGGAAGAAGCCGATGTCGTGCTCGTCGGTCATGCCGATGCCGCCGTGTATCTGCACGCCCTCGTTGCCGATCAGCACGAAGGCATCCGAGCAGCGGGCCTTCGCGATGCTGGCGGCGCGCGCGACGGCGGTGTCGTCGCGCCCCTCGTCGATCACGCGGTGCGCGTGCATGACGGCCGAGCGCGCGAGCTCGAGCTCGACGAACATCCGCGCCGCGCGGTGCTTGAGCGCCTGGAAGCTCCCGATCGGCACGTCGAACTGGATGCGCGTCTGCAGGTAGTCGATCGTCATCTCGAAGGCGGCGCGCATGCTGCCCAGCATCTCGGCGGTGAGACCGATCGTCGCCCGGTCGAGGACGCGCGCCAGGAGCGCGCCGGCGCGGCCGACCTCGCCGAGCACGGCGTCGGCCTCGACGCGGGCATCGGCCAGGTGGAGGAGCGCCGCGCCCCGGCCGTCGACACGCACCTGCCGCTCGAGCGCCACGCCGGGCGCGTCGGGGCGGATCACGAACAGCGTGATGCCGTCGACGTCGCCCGCCCCGCCGGCCGTGCGCGCCGACACGGCGAGGCGGTCCGCGGCGGCGCCATCGAGCACCTGGATCTTCTCGCCGCGGAGCCGCCAGCCGCCGCCGGCACGCTCGGCACGCGTCTCGACGTGGTGCGGGTCGTAGCGGCTGCCGGGCTCCTGCCAGGCGAGCGCGAGGAAACGCTCCCCCGCGGCCGCCGCGGGGAGGTGCTCACGGCGCTGCGCATCGCTGCCGCCGAGCAGGATGGCGTTCGCGCCGAGGAGGACCGTCGACAGCATCGGTTCGGGCATGAGGCCGCGCCCGAGCTCCTCCATGACGACCATCAGGTCCCGGTAGCCGAGCCCGAGGCCGCCGTGCTCCTCCGGCAGGATGATGCCCGTCCAGCCGAGCCGCGCCATCTCGCGCCAGAGCGCGCGCGAGAAGCCGTCCGGATCGGCCGTGTCGCGCAGCGCGCGGATGCGCTTCAAGGACGAACGCCCCGCGACGAACTCGCGTGCCGTGTGCTGGAGGAGCTCCTGCTCCTCCGAGAGGACCAGGTCCATCAGTCGTCGGGGAGCCCGAGCACGCGCTTGGCGATGATGTTGAGCTGGATCTCCGAGGTGCCGCCCTCGATCGAGTTGCCGCGCGAGCGGAGCCAGTCGCGCGTGGTCCTGAGCTCCTCCTCCGCGAACCCCGGGCCCTCCCAGCCGAGCGCCTGCGGCCCCAGCATCTCCACCATCAGCTCGCGGCGGCGCTGGTTCAGCTCCGTCCCGTAGAGCTTGAAGATCGACGACTCGGGCCCGGGCTTGTGGCCGGCCTTGGCGCCGTCGCGCGCGCGCGCGAGCGTGAGATCGAGACAGGCCTGGTCCATCTCGATCTGCGCGATGCGGTCACGGACGCGCGCATCCGCGACGCGCCCGCTCTCCTCGCCGACGTAGCGGCGGGCGAGCGACACGAGCCGCGTCGCGTCGTCGCGTTCCTTGAACGCGTCGGCGATCATGGTGCGCTCGTGGCCGAGGAGGGCCTTCGCGAGCAGCCAGCCGCCGTTCACGCGCCCGACCACGTTGCGCACCGGCACGCGTACGTCGGCGAGGAACGTCTCGCAGAAGGGCGAGGAGCCGCTGATCAGCTTGATCGGCCGGACCGTCACGCCCGGCGTCTCCATGTCCATGAGCAGGAAGGTGATGCCCGAGTGCTTGGGCGCCTCGAAGTCGGTGCGCACGAGGAGGAACATCCAGTCCGCCTTGTCGGCGAACGAGGTCCACACCTTCTGCCCGTTCAGCACGAAGACGTCGCCGTCGCGCACGGCCCGGGTCTGGAGGCCCGCCAGGTCGGAGCCCGCACCCGGCTCGGAGTAGCCCTGGCACCAGCGGATCTCGCCGCGCACCATGGGCGGCAGGTGCTCGCGCTTCAACTCCTCGCTGCCCTCCTGCAGCAGGAGCGGGCCGATCATGGAGAGGCCGAAGCCGATGAGCGGCGGGCGAAGACGCAGCTTCGCCATCTCCTCCGCCAGCACCTTCGCCTCGGCCTTCGAGAGCGCGCCGCCGCCGTACTCGCGCGGCCAGGTGGGCGCGGTCCAGCCGCGCTCGGCCGTCACGTCGAGCCAGCGCTTGACGTCGTCGGGGTAGCGCGCCTTTCTGCCGCCCCAGCAGACCTCGTCGGGACTCTGCGGCGGCGTGTACATCGACGCCGGGGCGTTCGCGACCAGCCAGCGGCGGGTCTCCTCGCGGAAGCTCTCCAGGTCGGCCATGGCGGCCGACGCTAGTCGAGCCCGCGCCTTAGATCAACGGACGGCGCGGGTCAGGGCCACCAGGCGGTCGTCATCTGGGTCAGCTCGGCGGCGGCCCATGCCGCTTCCTCGGCGGCGTCGGGCCACACGATCCACTGGGGGTCGTCCTCCGGGGTGGCGGAGGCGGCAGCGGGCTCGAGGCTTCCCACGCCCTCCGGGTCGGGCTCGAACTGTGCCAGCTCCTGCGTCGGGTCCATCGTCCACTCCTCCCGCGACACGCGAGGCGGCGTCGAAAGAAGCCTCTCTACTCCTCTGGACACCCGCCGGCAAGGCGGCTAAGGCCGCCGCATGACGTCACTCAAGTCCTACGGCGAATGGGCGCTCGTCACCGGCGCGTCGGCGGGTATCGGCACGGCGTTCGCCCGCAAGCTCGCGGCGCAGAGCGTCAACGTGGTCCTGGTCGCGCGCCGGGCGGACCGGCTGAAGGCGCTCGGCACCGAGCTGAGCGAGAAGCATGGCGTGAAGACGCGCGTCATCCCCGAGGACCTCGAGCGCGACGGCGTGGCCGAGCGCCTGGTCGAGTGGGTGCGCGACCTCGAGATCGGCATCCTGATCAACAACGCC comes from Deltaproteobacteria bacterium and encodes:
- a CDS encoding cupin domain-containing protein, producing the protein MRYSIADDAGPTQPARKERHMLEAAQLGNVATRLLFENERVKVWEMGLEPGESSDLHRHTLDYLLYILEGTSIDADRPDGESLRFSVEPGQIFFVPRGGTERAVNRSGTRFRELLVELKDGGACAPDPLT
- a CDS encoding carboxymuconolactone decarboxylase family protein, yielding MARLPYVDPASAPEHVHEVLDRLPVNLNVFRMMAHAENDFRPLVGLGTAILGRQKLSAKLRELAILRVAALSPARYEWVQHVPIAQATGAADAQIAALERGDIAADAFDPLECAVLRFTTEVVRDVRASDATFAELARRLSAQEIVELILTVGYYMMIARLLETTAVDLDPPAGTKVVDAIR
- a CDS encoding SDR family oxidoreductase, with product MAGESTRFAGRVAVVTGAASGIGKATAARLAREGARVAAVDRHLVGAEETAAAIRAAGGTARAYACDVADSAQVAAAAQAIERDLSSVDVLANVAGIGDAVGSDITELDDARWNLVLAVNLSGTFYWCRALLPGMAARGCGAVVNVSSLAGRSKSANAGAAYTASKAGLLGLTRHLAFDYGPRGVRVNAICPGGVDTPLLRAGRAGETPEERSVRLTAYGHFMPIKRISTPDEQAAAIAFLASDEASYINGVSLDVNGGLFMA
- the thiD gene encoding bifunctional hydroxymethylpyrimidine kinase/phosphomethylpyrimidine kinase; this translates as MTGVPVALTIAGSDPSGGAGIQADLRTFAAFGVYGASVVTALTAQDRRGVQAIAEVAPAFVARQLDAVLDELEVRAAKTGMLHRAGVIDAVVARLRARPLPPLVVDPVMAATSGDVLLEPAGIAVLRDRLLPLATLVTPNLHEAEVLTGRAVTTVAEMREAARALVGLGARGVLLKGGHLAGDAVDVLYDGRGFRELRASRIEGRRLHGTGCVLSAAITAALALGRGLEDAVAEAKRHITRVIATAPEVGDGSRCTASAPKERP
- a CDS encoding amidohydrolase; the encoded protein is MLHRLPWDGAIDADGHILEPPDLWDRYLEPAHRDRPLGVRRGSDGLEYLEIAGKPSKMVRKNLPAGLGAMDLVGKIPPPPRAPTGLMYLDNAGLGAWDAKERLERLERENLAAGILYPTLGVLWEAECEDLELAQAYTRAYNRWIVDFCRDGGGRLVPIAHISLGLPEAAERELERAARDGVKGVFVAPFVMTRKPPGHPDHDRVFRLAEETGLPVGIHPTFEPFWAAPGRFGRMTDASLAFLINVTAPDAVRHAFTSFFQFGVFEKFPRLKVVVLESGAGWIGHWLERMDAVHASPLGRSVPLKEKPSFYFQRQCWISCDPDERSLVGVIPLVGERRFFWASDFPHPDHPPEYVKELTELVGLLPPSARRPLLGDNVREAYGLPPRPEAGAGRAA
- a CDS encoding peroxiredoxin yields the protein MAIQLGDIAPDFEAETTEGKIRFHEWVGNKWCLLMSHPKDFTPVCTTELGYVAKIKAELEKRNCKAIAVSVDDIKSHKGWLGDIEETQHAKMNFPLIGDPDRKVSNLYGMIHPKANDTLTVRSVFLIDPNKKVRAMITYPASTGRNFDEILRVLDSLQLTDQYQVATPVNWKQGDDCVIVPSLTDPAELKRKFPKGYKALKPYLRMTPQPNR
- a CDS encoding MAPEG family protein — its product is MNVAVFCTGMLGLLVFGLGFGVSALRGSTRTNFAYTVDPTDRLYKMVRAHGNAAEYAPMLAILILYLGSQQPGRFVTWTFVAATACRYLHALGMILAKSLDRTDPLRFVGALGTYVTGFMLVAAVLR